ATCTCTTATTGTTGTTAGGTGCCAAAGTAAAGAACTTTGTGTGAAATGAGTTGGTTTTTCACTCAAGAAATGGTTATACATGTTATGTTGGGTGAACTTGTAAGTTTGAATATGAGCAATGGAGTTGGGGAAGGTGGAAGAAGTCAGAGCAGAGAATCTCACGGCAAGAGAGAGCTTTTTCAAGGCAGTGATTTCGCTTACGCTTTAGGGAGAATAGCAGTGGCTCAGATTTGCGAGAGTGTAGAGGTTAATGTGTCTCAGCAATCACAGAAGGGGGTTAGGTTTAGTTCTTTTCAAGAATCTGCTCTTGATACGCTAACCGGCGTAGCGGTTCAGTATATCCAGAGCATTGGGAAGGCTGCTCAGTTTTATGCTAACGTGGCCGGTAGAGTAGAGGGTAACTCTCTGGATATTGTTCAGGCATTAACGGATTTGGGATCTGGTTCTGGTGTTTCAGACATTGAGTGTTGTCTTGGTGATTCTGGTATAGTCAAGGATGTTATTCGTTATACAGGAGAAGCGGAGGAGGTGCCGTTTGTTTATGCTCTTCCCCGTTTCCCAATTAATAAAGAGAAAAGAGATTCTCCTAGTTTCTACGAGGTTGGAGCAGAACCTCCATATGAACACATCCCTGTTTGGCTTCCTGCATTTCCCGAAACTAATGTAGGCACAATCGAAGGAAATGTGCCATCTTTACCGAGTATACAGCATTCTTTCAATGGTGGCGGGTTAGAAGTACTCAAATCTCCAAAGAGTGCTCGAAATTCAacacaaggagaagaagaaatggaAGGTAATCCGTTTCTTGCCGCACCTCTTCggtttgtagagaatgaagtgtCACCTGTGGTCGTCCGCCTTCTGGAGCTTTCAAATGAAGTTGTTGGCATCAATCACGTTCCTGATAAGCATACAAGCAACAACAACAGTCACATCCCAGTTCTTGAGGCATCTACTCCATGTGATGATATCAACAACAAGAACAAATTATCTGAATCAGAGGATGGAGAGAAGAAAGGTGGTGCAAGACCACAGCAAACTTTGTTGGTGTTTCAAGATTGGGACTTTAAAGAGACCTTCGTGTTTGGCAATAAAGGGGAGCGTCCAGGGACGTCGGTGGTTTCAAGAAGGTGAAGTCAAGAGGGAGAAGAAGTCAGAAACCGAAGAAAATGGTGAAAGATTTGACTTGGCAAATCTCGGCCCAGATGTTGTTATATAGGTATTGTCATTTTACAATTTGTAGACAGAATAGCTTTTACATCCTGAGAATAAAGAGAAGATTGCTTGGCCTCTAACTTAGTTTGTTATTATGATTGACCAATTCATATGCTCTAGCACttgttttttattaattagacctatatatatatatatatatatatatatatgctggTTACACAAACAAGTAGGAAGAGAACAGGCAAAAGGGTTGAAAACCCAGAAACCAAGGGTTCTCTTCCTCTGTAAGATTCATTCATTTACAATTCTAAGTGATACCAATAAAAATTAACAGAAGCAAACTTCATTAACCAAGTCTCTGAAAATCATCCTCTCAATATCTAACACTATCCCTGGAGTCTCACCTTCAAACGCCTTTAAGTTCATGCCGTGACATTGCAGGTCGTTCCATGTGAGGTCCTCCTTGTCGTCCTCCAAGACACACTGTGAGTTGTTCTCTTGTAGCCTATCAATCTCCAAACATAGCGTCTTCAGAAGTTGCTCCCCTTTTGATATATTCTCCATTGTTGTAATTGGATTTGCAGTTAGCCGTGGTTTGGTACAGCCTTCTGCAGTGAACCGCTGAGCTAGAATTTCATTAACGGTATCGAAGATGAGTTTTCTCCTGATTATCTCTGTCTGATGTTGTCTTAATCCCATGCCCTTGTTCTGTTCCAGGATGAAGAAGAGTCCAGGGTTGATGGGGAGACGTGCTTTGTTCAGCTGAATGCTTATCATACTGTATTCAAGATCTCTTAGAAGCCCTGATGCCAACAATATCTCCGAGATGTACTTGTGGTCGCCGCTTGCATCTTCTTCAGAGAAGCATTTGAGGAGATCAGAGTCTTTCTGCGTTGGGTTCCGTTTATTCTCAGGCAATATTATCGATCTGCAGATGCTCACAGGCTTCTTTATCCACACAGGTTCTTCAGCACGTAGAGCATCGTCATCTGGTAagataacaaagaaaaaaaaaagagaacatcACTCAAACCAAAACCTTGTGAATCCATGTAGTTAATTGAAATTGATGAACTTGTAATTGCTGCGATATATGAATTGGTCACTAATCAGTCTGAAGATTATTCTTTTGCAAGTGTCTCACCTTTAAAACTAAGAGATATCTTCCTCACAGGGGACGGTGAATCCTCTTCATCGAAGGCTGCATCAAGAACTGAAACAGGGCTCGGTTGTTCAACGGTAACTTTCAGAGGTTTAAGAGATGGTCTGTCTTGTTTGATTCCAAAGTCTGGACTCTGCGTTAGTTAACAGAAGAGATTCAGTTATATGATACTAATGAGAAGGGATTAGGGAAGATTTGTCAGAGAAACAGATCCGTTTTTGTACCCTTTGTTTTGGGGTGTGCAGCTCTGGGAAGTCACAGTTTCTCTCCGGTTGGCGTCTGCTTGTAACCTCGACGTCAACATTTGATCTCAAGCTTATGTTGCTGTCAGTTCTTAAACTTCTCAAGTCACTGCTTGCATGGCCTAATCGTTCATCAGGCTGCTGAAGAGTACTGCGAGGTTTTATCCCCTGTTTCCTTCTCGGTGAGACTGACTCCATTTGCTGTCTACCGAGCTGCCTTTGGATCTTGCCTGGCTCTGATTTTGGAGTAGTGGGTGGTGACTGCCTCTCAAACCCGAGCTTTTTGGGCTGCCTTCTTGGGCTAACGCTTTGCTGTTGGCTCAAAGCTTGCCTCGACCTCAATGTTTTTGGGCTAGTGCTCTTGGTCGAATCTAGCTGGCCCTTGTAGAGGCCTGGCCTTGGGGTTAAATCCATCGCGTTCTGCTTCCCCGAGGTGACTTTTCGAATTTGTCTGGGGTTGCCAACATTGACAGTTGGCAGTGAAGTGGAAACTGGAGCTGCAGGTTTCATTACAACGATCGATGAAGGTTTGAAGTTCATGGCTGGACTTGTTGCAGCTGGAACTGGCTGCTGAGTTCTCTGCATCAGATTCGTGTTATCTTTGCTTCCATCCATCAACTGCTGCGTCTTCTCCATAGCCTCAAGTATGTGCTTAAGAGCTCTGAGATCTTTCCCCGCCTTTTTGAACTCCAACTGCGTAAGCCTCTTCTGAATTTCGCCGTAAACCGTCAATGCAGCGTCTCCTGCTTTCATCTGCTTCCATGGAGCTGGTTCCAATGGAAACTTAGAAGCAGCAGGTAGCTTCTTGATTGAGCCAACGCTTCTAGATCTCCCTAGAGATGTTGGTTCTACTCGGGACATTGGCCTTGGGGAGTCGCAAAACCGGTTCTCGTTTCTCTGCTCGGTATCGAAGTTGTCTGCAATGACTTCAAGTCCCATCAGTTTGGCCACCACGCTTGAATTTGATCTCCTGTGACTCA
The window above is part of the Brassica napus cultivar Da-Ae chromosome C3, Da-Ae, whole genome shotgun sequence genome. Proteins encoded here:
- the LOC106388640 gene encoding protein LONGIFOLIA 2, with the protein product MSAKLLYNLSDENPNLNKQFGCMNGILQVFYRQHYPARPVSGHVEKSLPPGERKDLVSEINMESDKETGRITKKKKKESAVKDKHRASSESSSRPSFSSSPRSSSFSSAEVSTATSQFDQPGENLTREQLNAGPMMPFDIKELVKGSINREVRTRRDETTAAFTQHQQQQQPNSARASMMLLKEASLRSPSRSSSEWNEGRGMAARLRESPRFSYDEREMRNKTGSKLKETPRLSLDSRSSCPPEEPVTMSHRRSNSSVVAKLMGLEVIADNFDTEQRNENRFCDSPRPMSRVEPTSLGRSRSVGSIKKLPAASKFPLEPAPWKQMKAGDAALTVYGEIQKRLTQLEFKKAGKDLRALKHILEAMEKTQQLMDGSKDNTNLMQRTQQPVPAATSPAMNFKPSSIVVMKPAAPVSTSLPTVNVGNPRQIRKVTSGKQNAMDLTPRPGLYKGQLDSTKSTSPKTLRSRQALSQQQSVSPRRQPKKLGFERQSPPTTPKSEPGKIQRQLGRQQMESVSPRRKQGIKPRSTLQQPDERLGHASSDLRSLRTDSNISLRSNVDVEVTSRRQPERNCDFPELHTPKQRSPDFGIKQDRPSLKPLKVTVEQPSPVSVLDAAFDEEDSPSPVRKISLSFKDDDALRAEEPVWIKKPVSICRSIILPENKRNPTQKDSDLLKCFSEEDASGDHKYISEILLASGLLRDLEYSMISIQLNKARLPINPGLFFILEQNKGMGLRQHQTEIIRRKLIFDTVNEILAQRFTAEGCTKPRLTANPITTMENISKGEQLLKTLCLEIDRLQENNSQCVLEDDKEDLTWNDLQCHGMNLKAFEGETPGIVLDIERMIFRDLVNEVCFC